The sequence ACCACTAAACCCTGGTTACGCAGCGGTTGGAAGGAAAATATGGCCAAGAACCGGACCGGGACCTGAAGAATGACCCGAGCCCCCCAAGTCTCACCTGTTCTCTCCGTGCTGTTGTGCTCTCCATTCTGGGCTCCTGGGAAACCAGCTCCCAGGCTTCAGAAGCCCCCGTTGTCTTGAACTGGGCCATGCCTTTATCACCCTGCCCTTGTGTGGTGGACCCAAAGCATTCCTTCCTGGACATGGAAGTGGGTTGGAGGGAAAATGCTGCTCCGAGAAGGTCCACATCAATAGGGAAGGCTGCCCATTGCTTGTCTGGAACCACAGCTCCTTGAGAAGCATGACTAGAGTAATTAGAAAGTGCAGAAGATGCTGCAGCCATGGGTGGTGCCAATGTTGACAGCATGGTGGTAGCTGGAGTTGGTATTAAGGGAGGCGGGAGTGTAGGAATCAGTAATGGTATTTGAGATGTACTCTCTGCATGCCTCTGCAACCTCGGATCTGGACTGGATTTGATACTGGCTGTTCTTCTATGGGATTCCAATGGAACCCACGGATCATCGCCCAGAAGCTCTACCTTCCTCTGGTGCCAGAGATCGGATTGGTTTGCAGGCCATGCTTGCCTGGTTCCCATATGGCTTTCCCCAGTCAACCAGTCTGGTTCTTTTAGGCCAGGCTCAATGGGCTTGAGGGGTTGAGGAAGCATGAGCGACGTCTGAAGCGTTTGGGAGGGTGGATAGGGATTCAATTGCTCAAGAGTTTGTTGTGGTTGAAGGAGGGACTGTGACTCAGGTTGGAGAAGTGGTTGATATTTGGTCCAGTCAGGAGTAGTGGGTAGGGTTTGCATTTTGGTCCAATCTGGCAAATTGGCTGGGTGAGGCTGTTGAGGTCTGGTTTGAGACTGGGCTCTGGTCAAATTGAGAGATACGGGTTGAGGCTGCAGGGGTGgctgaagatggaggagaggcgGTTGAGCGAACTGGTATTGAGGCCTTCCCCACTCTGGATTCTGAGGCTGAATCTGTGTGCCGATACCAGCAACATCCACGTTCTGGAAGCCCACAGTGGAACTGACCTCTCCAGCAGAAGAAGTTTGAGACGGAGCACTGAAGGAGTCAATGTCAAGGATGGCTGGTCGGTAAGGTTCCTCTGATCGAGCTGAAGGCGGTTTCCATCGAGCTGAAGGTTGCTCAGGAGGTGTGGTATTGGATCGACTGGACCAATCTCCCAAAGACAATGAATCCAGGTCCAGCACTTGGGGTCTCAAAGAAGACTCCCTCCTCTTTTGTCGTTCCTGTTCCTGCTCCCTCTTCCTTTCCTGTGCACCATCTTTATCCTTCTTTTCCCTTGACCGCTGTTTCTCCTGCTGTTGTCGCTCTCTTTGCCGTTGCACCTCATACTCATGCAGCCGTTGCTTCTCAAGCTCTTTAAGTTTCTCAAattcctccagctccttctgcCGTTCTCTCTCGATTAGCTTCTGCTTTTCCATCTCCTTCAACCTCTCCAAaactttctgtttttccatctcCCTCTGCTTTTGCCTTTCCaactctctctgtctttcctgTCTTTCTCTTTCCTGTTGTTTCTGCCTCTCCATCTCCTTCTGCCTCTGTCTTTCCTGTTCTTTCTCCCTTtgtttctctcgctctctctccagTTCCCTTTGTTTTTCCAATTCCCTCTGTTTTTGTTTCTCAATTTCTCTCTTCCGCTCGATCTCTCTTTGcttctccctcgctcgctccaTCTCTTTCTGCCGTTCAAGTTCCCTTTGGCGTTCATACTCCCTTAGTCGTAACCTCTCTTGATCCAACATCcttactttctctctctcgtaCTCTTTTTGCCGCTCTCTTTCAGCCTCTCTCTGTcgctccagctccttctccaATGCTTTCCGCCGCTCGTATTCCGATTCTTTTTGCTTCTGTCTTTCGACATCCCTCAGTTGCTGTAGCTCCCGttgtctctctttttccttgTCAACTTCTCTctgcctttctttctctttttcgagttgtctctttttctcATATTCCAGAAATTTCTGCTTCTCTGCTTCCATCACATCACCCACGATCTTCTGCTGCTGACGCAGACCCTCCTTGTCATGATCCTGCTTTCTGCTTCTTTCCCTTTCTGCACAGCCTTCGTTCTTCACTTGTGATTCCAGGTGTGCAGCGTTCCCGAGAGCGGCATCCAAAGAAGGGTTCCTGCGCAGAGGGACAACCTTACCCTGAGCGGCTGAGAGCTTCACAGGGTTATCAAAAGGCATGTCCACCGGCACGACTTTCCTCATGTTCTCACCCGCCTCTATTGAGGACATGGCTTCTTGTATCTGTCCAGTCAGAGCAAAGTACGTTGCTCTTGGTCTGGCCAGCAGTTCATCGCTCTCCAGCATCTTGGGACGTTTAGGTGCCGCCACCTCTTCCCTCTCGCCCCTCATTCTGCTCTTCTCCGCTAACGCCGGGAGAACGCTCTCGTCTTCATCCGACTCCAGTTCGGCAACTGCTAACCTCTGGATTTCCGTCTGCCTCTGGATTTCCTCTTCCATCATTCTAACCACATCCAGCTTCTTCTGCTGCTCCGTCTCGCCCCAACGCTGCAGGGCTCCCACTCTGAGGTAGCGAGGACTGCTCTGCCTCAGGGTGTCCGCTGCTGCAGGCACGTTCCTCTCTTCCTTGGCCCCTGTGCCAGGGGCCCTGTCTCTTTCTCCAGCATCAG comes from Denticeps clupeoides chromosome 11, fDenClu1.1, whole genome shotgun sequence and encodes:
- the LOC114799870 gene encoding stress response protein nst1-like translates to MVEDAVSRPQWQQGSTHTRGDLHSLTGMDEEDDGSLVTATYRDPMSPSSPKRVEHVFDTLSSLSESCAVSENVPPARLEERALTLRSRRSDAGERDRAPGTGAKEERNVPAAADTLRQSSPRYLRVGALQRWGETEQQKKLDVVRMMEEEIQRQTEIQRLAVAELESDEDESVLPALAEKSRMRGEREEVAAPKRPKMLESDELLARPRATYFALTGQIQEAMSSIEAGENMRKVVPVDMPFDNPVKLSAAQGKVVPLRRNPSLDAALGNAAHLESQVKNEGCAERERSRKQDHDKEGLRQQQKIVGDVMEAEKQKFLEYEKKRQLEKEKERQREVDKEKERQRELQQLRDVERQKQKESEYERRKALEKELERQREAERERQKEYEREKVRMLDQERLRLREYERQRELERQKEMERAREKQREIERKREIEKQKQRELEKQRELEREREKQREKEQERQRQKEMERQKQQERERQERQRELERQKQREMEKQKVLERLKEMEKQKLIERERQKELEEFEKLKELEKQRLHEYEVQRQRERQQQEKQRSREKKDKDGAQERKREQEQERQKRRESSLRPQVLDLDSLSLGDWSSRSNTTPPEQPSARWKPPSARSEEPYRPAILDIDSFSAPSQTSSAGEVSSTVGFQNVDVAGIGTQIQPQNPEWGRPQYQFAQPPLLHLQPPLQPQPVSLNLTRAQSQTRPQQPHPANLPDWTKMQTLPTTPDWTKYQPLLQPESQSLLQPQQTLEQLNPYPPSQTLQTSLMLPQPLKPIEPGLKEPDWLTGESHMGTRQAWPANQSDLWHQRKVELLGDDPWVPLESHRRTASIKSSPDPRLQRHAESTSQIPLLIPTLPPPLIPTPATTMLSTLAPPMAAASSALSNYSSHASQGAVVPDKQWAAFPIDVDLLGAAFSLQPTSMSRKECFGSTTQGQGDKGMAQFKTTGASEAWELVSQEPRMESTTARREQELSRMRSRSMSRRSAPTESVVDGPVPRMRSRSAHRRGEHHSWGEQLKQCVKGPEDVKDAGPVAQESDSQYGTWDAGLHTDGSLTPATPSPDSSLTPSPRKPALPQTPVEPITATGSPDGSTPSPEERVDPLPFPETSTALLDSSALRSRVQLSKKRSRRTPPSRPGRHSAALPSVPGEAQDWRFKDSTEEKPEPGLQEESDSESPSGGTDPRTPATSSTQRVALFPGVDPSALKAQLKKRGDSDGQSDGSAPSSTSRSPRSPFLPRASCVLPLSPVGREDGEESSPQWLKELKSKKRWSQYENDG